A stretch of the Paramormyrops kingsleyae isolate MSU_618 chromosome 16, PKINGS_0.4, whole genome shotgun sequence genome encodes the following:
- the LOC111850262 gene encoding uncharacterized protein isoform X2, whose product MAGGSEDDIPGSGAIFTFGKSRFADNVPSKFWFKNDKALKICCGDDHTALITGNGKLYMFGVNNWGQLGLGTKAAVNKPTCVKALKTEKVKLAACGRNHTLVYTSRGTLYVAGGNSEGQLGLGDCKERVSFERLPFFRGREAIKMLAAGCNTSAALTGEGKLFMWGDNREGQIGLGNESRALKPRDVAVGRPVTWVSCGCCHSAFVTVDGHLYTFGECGGGRLGLPPKQWDSHRVPQVVQGIPDRVTQVACGGGHTVALTERDIYSFGMGQFGQLGHGTFVFQASLPRLVDHFQKGKVRQVVCGENHSAVITDSGLLYTFGDGRHGKLGLGEETYTNQFKPTLCPRFLKYHVQSEQSQEQFGLMVQTHLKSGFFRTSLPFSSRIIHLRPPSTEPATRGLQNGLSTFRPIPSRTEKVTSKDPEDTEDNEMKMKDLGGTTDKLNLDVKGVKRHDLEEGSRPPEGRLVPMGRDAGLTVQQALSPGVRHAPQPSQHRAELKQRSTQSPLCKAASDSQEDIFTARKRKQSERPGASACELDERKQLPDLGGSSETLPELRKPTEVKIKQKKGTTNWTEAQGTVKGWKEKLISVENKVVESRPSAKVKSTPVKVTSEGTRVLSHPGEGVQTPKRVPSHPGESVQTPKRVPSHPGEGVQTPKRVPSHPGEGVQTPKRVPSHPGEGVQTPKRGLSHPGEGVQTPKRVLSHPGEGVQTPKRVLSHPGEGVQTPKRVLSHPGEGVQTPKRVLPSGVKSLKEVSENNSSCISPASKRKSSSSPNLTPDTSAVVSDACSRREGQKNSTECKEKGQKVVSEVAGRRQEGVVREQVGLVHLVTEVLAEQAESALDIERTYKISQRASRSEMLSERRADARSFWSESVKSDSFRSGKKTAVRINVLPEARGSRHKLQESSLDQNHGKTQNHESEPLADEFESSAKAESSKGSTFGEKSSSEAEHKDDCESETKSSDEESDGGFQKKHTVSRRVMITGDQEEGTDTEESETEKPESEDEEEDAEESKESETAAPESEEQSQSETEKMGEMLDGVSAEEEEDDEEDSGEEEKDKSGGEEEDEEDSDEEESVDDVEQEGNEEDENESDVGEEVEGDEEDGNESDGEEEEEGDVEESDGEEEEDGDEEESVGEEEEEGDEEESVGEEEDEEESVGEEEEEGDEEESVGEEKEDAEEEMDHGLSLSEEDKESGEEETEEETEESGGEDEGDENEKKDDEAEEGEGVEEEDSENKSEHEEAEDEENEEKEGKVKEEMEEESTGKRKKGEERQKSRPAVAAHKSKSGRLLARGGPSAAESRSQESQRFWNNVLPQYLNLK is encoded by the exons CTCGTGGGACCCTCTACGTTGCTGGGGGTAACAGCGAAGGTCAGCTAGGTCTCGGAGACTGCAAGGAAAGGGTCTCCTTTGAGCGTCTTCCGTTCTTCAGGGGACGAGAAGCTATCAAAATGTTGGCTGCAGGCTGCAACACCTCTGCTGCTCTCACCG GGGAAGGAAAGCTTTTCATGTGGGGGGACAACAGGGAGGGCCAAATTGGTCTGGGGAACGAAAGCCGGGCCCTGAAACCTCGAGACGTAGCTGTGGGGAGGCCGGTGACCTGGGTGTCCTGTGGCTGCTGCCATTCGGCCTTCGTCACCG TCGACGGGCACCTGTACACGTTCGGGGAGTGCGGCGGCGGCAGGTTGGGCCTGCCTCCCAAGCAGTGGGACAGCCACAGAGTCCCCCAAGTGGTTCAGGGAATCCCCGACAGGGTCACCCAGGTGGCCTGTGGTGGGGGTCACACCGTAGCGCTCACAG AGAGGGACATCTACTCCTTTGGCATGGGCCAGTTTGGACAACTGGGCCACGGGACGTTCGTCTTTCAGGCCAGTCTCCCCAGACTGGTGGACCACTTCCAGAAGGGGAAAGTCAGACAAGTGGTGTGTGGAGAAAACCACAGTGCTGTAATCACCG ACAGTGGTCTTCTCTACACGTTTGGAGATGGCCGACATGGGAAGCTTGGTCTGGGAGAGGAAACATACACTAATCAGTTTAAACCTACTCTGTGTCCACGCTTCTTAAAGTATCATGTACAGTCG GAGCAATCTCAAGAACAGTTTGGACTGATGGTCCAAACTCATCTCAAGTCCGGCTTCTTCAGGACCTCCTTACCCTTTTCCAGCCGTATCATCCATCTTAGACCCCCCTCTACGGAACCAGCTACCAGGGGACTGCAGAATGGCCTCTCCACCTTCAGACCAATCCCTTCTAGAACTG AAAAAGTCACAAGCAAAGACCCAGAAGATACAGAagataatgaaatgaaaatgaaagatctAGGTGGCACCACTGATAAGCTAAACTTA GATGTTAAGGGTGTGAAACGGCATGATTTGGAAGAAGGGTCCAGACCCCCTGAGGGCAGACTGGTCCCTATGGGGAGGGACGCTGGTTTAACTGTCCAGCAAGCCCTATCCCCAGGGGTACGACATGCCCCCCAACCTTCACAGCACAGGGCTGAGCTCAAACAGAGATCCACACAGAGCCCTCTTTGCAAGGCTGCCAGCGACAGCCAGGAGGACATTTTTACGGCAAGAAAACGGAAACAGTCCGAAAGGCCTGGAGCAAGTGCCTGTGAACTGGATGAGAGAAAACAGCTCCCAGACTTGGGGGGCTCCAGCGAAACACTGCCTGAGTTGCGTAAACCAACAGAGgtgaaaattaaacaaaagaaaGGGACGACAAACTGGACAGAGGCACAAGGTACAGTAAAAGGATGGAAGGAAAAACTTATTTCTGTAGAAAATAAGGTGGTGGAGAGTAGACCTAGTGCAAAGGTGAAAAGCACGCCTGTTAAAGTTACAAGCGAAGGCACAAGGGTGCTGAGTCATCCCGGAGAAGGTGTGCAAACACCGAAAAGGGTGCCGAGTCATCCCGGAGAAAGTGTGCAAACACCGAAAAGGGTGCCGAGTCATCCCGGAGAAGGTGTGCAAACACCGAAAAGGGTGCCGAGTCATCCCGGAGAAGGTGTGCAAACACCGAAAAGGGTGCCGAGTCATCCCGGAGAAGGTGTGCAAACACCGAAAAGGGGGCTGAGTCATCCCGGAGAAGGTGTGCAAACACCGAAGAGGGTGCTGAGTCATCCCGGAGAAGGTGTGCAAACACCGAAAAGGGTGCTGAGTCATCCCGGAGAAGGTGTGCAAACACCGAAAAGGGTGCTGAGTCATCCCGGAGAAGGTGTGCAAACACCGAAAAGGGTGCTGCCATCAGGCGTTAAAAGTCTGAAAGAAGTGAGTGAGAACAACTCATCATGCATCTCTCCAGCCTCCAAGAGAAAATCTTCTTCCAGCCCTAATTTGACCCCAGACACATCTGCAGTAGTTTCTGATGCTTGTTCTCGAAGAGAAGGACAGAAGAACAGCACAGAATGTAAAGAGAAAGGACAAAAAGTTGTGTCGGAAGTGGCAGGAAGACGACAAGAAGGAGTAGTAAGAGAGCAAGTGGGTCTGGTACATTTAGTGACGGAGGTGTTGGCTGAACAGGCAGAGTCAGCGTTGGACATTGAGAGAACATATAAAATATCTCAGAGAGCAAGCAGGTCTGAAATGCTGTCAGAGAGGAGGGCCGATGCCAGATCCTTTTGGAGTGAATCAGTCAAGTCAGATTCCTTCAGATCAGGGAAGAAGACCGCTGTCAGGATAAATGTCCTACCAGAGGCAAGAGGTTCTAGGCATAAACTTCAGGAGAGTAGTTTGGATCAGAATCatggaaaaacacaaaaccaTGAGAGTGAACCATTGGCAGATGAGTTTGAATCCAGTGCAAAAGCAGAATCAAGTAAAGGTTCAACATTTGGGGAGAAGAGTAGCAGTGAGGCTGAGCACAAAGATGATTGTGAAAGTGAGACAAAAAGCAGCGATGAGGAGAGTGACGGAGGTTTTCAGAAGAAGCACACAGTTAGCAGGAGAGTGATGATCACTGGTGACCAAGAAGAAGGTACAGATACAGAAGAGAGTGAGACTGAGAAGCCAGAGAGTGAGGATGAAGAAGAAGATGCAGAAGAAAGTAAAGAAAGTGAAACTGCCGCACCAGAGAGTGAAGAGCAGTCACAGAGTGAGACTGAGAAGATGGGAGAGATGTTGGATGGGGTGTCAGcagaagaagaggaagatgaTGAGGAGGATTCTGGAGAGGAAGAGAAAGATAAAAGtggaggagaggaagaggatgaggaagacagtgatgaagaggagagtgttgatgatgtggaaCAGGAGGGAAATGAAGAAGATGAGAATGAGAGTGATGTTGGAGAGGAAGTGGAGGGTGATGAAGAAGATGGGAATGAGAGTGAtggtgaggaggaagaggagggagaTGTAGAGGAGAGTGAtggtgaggaggaagaggacggAGATGAGGAGGAGAGTGTtggtgaggaggaagaggagggagaTGAGGAGGAGAGTGTTGgtgaggaggaagatgaggaggagagtgttggtgaggaggaagaggagggagaTGAGGAGGAGAGTGTTGGTGAGGAAAAGGAGGATGCAGAAGAGGAAATGGACCATGGCCTTTCACTGAGTGAAGAAGATAAGGAATCAGGTGAAGAAGAAACAGAAGAAGAAACAGAGGAGAGCGGTGGTGAAGACGAGGGAGATGAGAATGAGAAAAAGGACGATGAAGCGGAAGAAGGAGAAGGTGTGGAAGAAGAGGATAGCGAAAATAAAAGTGAGCATGAGGAAGCAGAGGATGAAGAAAATGAGGAGAAAGAAGGAAAAGTAAAAGAGGAAATGGAGGAAGAATCAACCGGAAAGAGAAAAAAGGGTGAAGAGCGACAGAAATCCAGACCAGCAGTGGCCGCCCATAAGAGCAAGTCGGGTAGGTTGCTCGCCAGAGGCGGGCCGAGTGCAGCAGAGAGCCGCTCACAGGAGTCCCAGCGGTTCTGGAACAATGTTCTGCCTCAGTACCTGAACCTGAAGTGA
- the LOC111850262 gene encoding uncharacterized protein isoform X1, with translation MAGGSEDDIPGSGAIFTFGKSRFADNVPSKFWFKNDKALKICCGDDHTALITGNGKLYMFGVNNWGQLGLGTKAAVNKPTCVKALKTEKVKLAACGRNHTLVYTSRGTLYVAGGNSEGQLGLGDCKERVSFERLPFFRGREAIKMLAAGCNTSAALTGEGKLFMWGDNREGQIGLGNESRALKPRDVAVGRPVTWVSCGCCHSAFVTVDGHLYTFGECGGGRLGLPPKQWDSHRVPQVVQGIPDRVTQVACGGGHTVALTERDIYSFGMGQFGQLGHGTFVFQASLPRLVDHFQKGKVRQVVCGENHSAVITDSGLLYTFGDGRHGKLGLGEETYTNQFKPTLCPRFLKYHVQSVACGGCHMLVLARPRSRSSRQVSLEEDDITEDSLGTSYSEVQEGSVTYPTVPRSMSARVRRRRREQSQEQFGLMVQTHLKSGFFRTSLPFSSRIIHLRPPSTEPATRGLQNGLSTFRPIPSRTEKVTSKDPEDTEDNEMKMKDLGGTTDKLNLDVKGVKRHDLEEGSRPPEGRLVPMGRDAGLTVQQALSPGVRHAPQPSQHRAELKQRSTQSPLCKAASDSQEDIFTARKRKQSERPGASACELDERKQLPDLGGSSETLPELRKPTEVKIKQKKGTTNWTEAQGTVKGWKEKLISVENKVVESRPSAKVKSTPVKVTSEGTRVLSHPGEGVQTPKRVPSHPGESVQTPKRVPSHPGEGVQTPKRVPSHPGEGVQTPKRVPSHPGEGVQTPKRGLSHPGEGVQTPKRVLSHPGEGVQTPKRVLSHPGEGVQTPKRVLSHPGEGVQTPKRVLPSGVKSLKEVSENNSSCISPASKRKSSSSPNLTPDTSAVVSDACSRREGQKNSTECKEKGQKVVSEVAGRRQEGVVREQVGLVHLVTEVLAEQAESALDIERTYKISQRASRSEMLSERRADARSFWSESVKSDSFRSGKKTAVRINVLPEARGSRHKLQESSLDQNHGKTQNHESEPLADEFESSAKAESSKGSTFGEKSSSEAEHKDDCESETKSSDEESDGGFQKKHTVSRRVMITGDQEEGTDTEESETEKPESEDEEEDAEESKESETAAPESEEQSQSETEKMGEMLDGVSAEEEEDDEEDSGEEEKDKSGGEEEDEEDSDEEESVDDVEQEGNEEDENESDVGEEVEGDEEDGNESDGEEEEEGDVEESDGEEEEDGDEEESVGEEEEEGDEEESVGEEEDEEESVGEEEEEGDEEESVGEEKEDAEEEMDHGLSLSEEDKESGEEETEEETEESGGEDEGDENEKKDDEAEEGEGVEEEDSENKSEHEEAEDEENEEKEGKVKEEMEEESTGKRKKGEERQKSRPAVAAHKSKSGRLLARGGPSAAESRSQESQRFWNNVLPQYLNLK, from the exons CTCGTGGGACCCTCTACGTTGCTGGGGGTAACAGCGAAGGTCAGCTAGGTCTCGGAGACTGCAAGGAAAGGGTCTCCTTTGAGCGTCTTCCGTTCTTCAGGGGACGAGAAGCTATCAAAATGTTGGCTGCAGGCTGCAACACCTCTGCTGCTCTCACCG GGGAAGGAAAGCTTTTCATGTGGGGGGACAACAGGGAGGGCCAAATTGGTCTGGGGAACGAAAGCCGGGCCCTGAAACCTCGAGACGTAGCTGTGGGGAGGCCGGTGACCTGGGTGTCCTGTGGCTGCTGCCATTCGGCCTTCGTCACCG TCGACGGGCACCTGTACACGTTCGGGGAGTGCGGCGGCGGCAGGTTGGGCCTGCCTCCCAAGCAGTGGGACAGCCACAGAGTCCCCCAAGTGGTTCAGGGAATCCCCGACAGGGTCACCCAGGTGGCCTGTGGTGGGGGTCACACCGTAGCGCTCACAG AGAGGGACATCTACTCCTTTGGCATGGGCCAGTTTGGACAACTGGGCCACGGGACGTTCGTCTTTCAGGCCAGTCTCCCCAGACTGGTGGACCACTTCCAGAAGGGGAAAGTCAGACAAGTGGTGTGTGGAGAAAACCACAGTGCTGTAATCACCG ACAGTGGTCTTCTCTACACGTTTGGAGATGGCCGACATGGGAAGCTTGGTCTGGGAGAGGAAACATACACTAATCAGTTTAAACCTACTCTGTGTCCACGCTTCTTAAAGTATCATGTACAGTCG GTTGCATGTGGTGGGTGCCACATGCTGGTTCTGGCCAGACCTAGGTCCAGGTCCTCCAGACAAGTGTCGCTAGAAGAAGACGACATCACGGAAGACAGCCTGGGGACATCCTACAGTGAGGTCCAGGAGGGCAGTGTCACCTATCCGACTGTCCCCAGGAGCATGTCGGCTCGGGTCAGGCGCAGACGGAGG GAGCAATCTCAAGAACAGTTTGGACTGATGGTCCAAACTCATCTCAAGTCCGGCTTCTTCAGGACCTCCTTACCCTTTTCCAGCCGTATCATCCATCTTAGACCCCCCTCTACGGAACCAGCTACCAGGGGACTGCAGAATGGCCTCTCCACCTTCAGACCAATCCCTTCTAGAACTG AAAAAGTCACAAGCAAAGACCCAGAAGATACAGAagataatgaaatgaaaatgaaagatctAGGTGGCACCACTGATAAGCTAAACTTA GATGTTAAGGGTGTGAAACGGCATGATTTGGAAGAAGGGTCCAGACCCCCTGAGGGCAGACTGGTCCCTATGGGGAGGGACGCTGGTTTAACTGTCCAGCAAGCCCTATCCCCAGGGGTACGACATGCCCCCCAACCTTCACAGCACAGGGCTGAGCTCAAACAGAGATCCACACAGAGCCCTCTTTGCAAGGCTGCCAGCGACAGCCAGGAGGACATTTTTACGGCAAGAAAACGGAAACAGTCCGAAAGGCCTGGAGCAAGTGCCTGTGAACTGGATGAGAGAAAACAGCTCCCAGACTTGGGGGGCTCCAGCGAAACACTGCCTGAGTTGCGTAAACCAACAGAGgtgaaaattaaacaaaagaaaGGGACGACAAACTGGACAGAGGCACAAGGTACAGTAAAAGGATGGAAGGAAAAACTTATTTCTGTAGAAAATAAGGTGGTGGAGAGTAGACCTAGTGCAAAGGTGAAAAGCACGCCTGTTAAAGTTACAAGCGAAGGCACAAGGGTGCTGAGTCATCCCGGAGAAGGTGTGCAAACACCGAAAAGGGTGCCGAGTCATCCCGGAGAAAGTGTGCAAACACCGAAAAGGGTGCCGAGTCATCCCGGAGAAGGTGTGCAAACACCGAAAAGGGTGCCGAGTCATCCCGGAGAAGGTGTGCAAACACCGAAAAGGGTGCCGAGTCATCCCGGAGAAGGTGTGCAAACACCGAAAAGGGGGCTGAGTCATCCCGGAGAAGGTGTGCAAACACCGAAGAGGGTGCTGAGTCATCCCGGAGAAGGTGTGCAAACACCGAAAAGGGTGCTGAGTCATCCCGGAGAAGGTGTGCAAACACCGAAAAGGGTGCTGAGTCATCCCGGAGAAGGTGTGCAAACACCGAAAAGGGTGCTGCCATCAGGCGTTAAAAGTCTGAAAGAAGTGAGTGAGAACAACTCATCATGCATCTCTCCAGCCTCCAAGAGAAAATCTTCTTCCAGCCCTAATTTGACCCCAGACACATCTGCAGTAGTTTCTGATGCTTGTTCTCGAAGAGAAGGACAGAAGAACAGCACAGAATGTAAAGAGAAAGGACAAAAAGTTGTGTCGGAAGTGGCAGGAAGACGACAAGAAGGAGTAGTAAGAGAGCAAGTGGGTCTGGTACATTTAGTGACGGAGGTGTTGGCTGAACAGGCAGAGTCAGCGTTGGACATTGAGAGAACATATAAAATATCTCAGAGAGCAAGCAGGTCTGAAATGCTGTCAGAGAGGAGGGCCGATGCCAGATCCTTTTGGAGTGAATCAGTCAAGTCAGATTCCTTCAGATCAGGGAAGAAGACCGCTGTCAGGATAAATGTCCTACCAGAGGCAAGAGGTTCTAGGCATAAACTTCAGGAGAGTAGTTTGGATCAGAATCatggaaaaacacaaaaccaTGAGAGTGAACCATTGGCAGATGAGTTTGAATCCAGTGCAAAAGCAGAATCAAGTAAAGGTTCAACATTTGGGGAGAAGAGTAGCAGTGAGGCTGAGCACAAAGATGATTGTGAAAGTGAGACAAAAAGCAGCGATGAGGAGAGTGACGGAGGTTTTCAGAAGAAGCACACAGTTAGCAGGAGAGTGATGATCACTGGTGACCAAGAAGAAGGTACAGATACAGAAGAGAGTGAGACTGAGAAGCCAGAGAGTGAGGATGAAGAAGAAGATGCAGAAGAAAGTAAAGAAAGTGAAACTGCCGCACCAGAGAGTGAAGAGCAGTCACAGAGTGAGACTGAGAAGATGGGAGAGATGTTGGATGGGGTGTCAGcagaagaagaggaagatgaTGAGGAGGATTCTGGAGAGGAAGAGAAAGATAAAAGtggaggagaggaagaggatgaggaagacagtgatgaagaggagagtgttgatgatgtggaaCAGGAGGGAAATGAAGAAGATGAGAATGAGAGTGATGTTGGAGAGGAAGTGGAGGGTGATGAAGAAGATGGGAATGAGAGTGAtggtgaggaggaagaggagggagaTGTAGAGGAGAGTGAtggtgaggaggaagaggacggAGATGAGGAGGAGAGTGTtggtgaggaggaagaggagggagaTGAGGAGGAGAGTGTTGgtgaggaggaagatgaggaggagagtgttggtgaggaggaagaggagggagaTGAGGAGGAGAGTGTTGGTGAGGAAAAGGAGGATGCAGAAGAGGAAATGGACCATGGCCTTTCACTGAGTGAAGAAGATAAGGAATCAGGTGAAGAAGAAACAGAAGAAGAAACAGAGGAGAGCGGTGGTGAAGACGAGGGAGATGAGAATGAGAAAAAGGACGATGAAGCGGAAGAAGGAGAAGGTGTGGAAGAAGAGGATAGCGAAAATAAAAGTGAGCATGAGGAAGCAGAGGATGAAGAAAATGAGGAGAAAGAAGGAAAAGTAAAAGAGGAAATGGAGGAAGAATCAACCGGAAAGAGAAAAAAGGGTGAAGAGCGACAGAAATCCAGACCAGCAGTGGCCGCCCATAAGAGCAAGTCGGGTAGGTTGCTCGCCAGAGGCGGGCCGAGTGCAGCAGAGAGCCGCTCACAGGAGTCCCAGCGGTTCTGGAACAATGTTCTGCCTCAGTACCTGAACCTGAAGTGA